A single genomic interval of Selenobaculum gibii harbors:
- the yabG gene encoding sporulation peptidase YabG, with translation MAVINVGDLVVRKSHDKDIIFKVIDINRDENDKDKCVLKGMHMRLVADAPIHDLEQISAENLRNEVVNMEKIQQSGLERAFDRRKGERRKNSLFRGSEKKVSFFEIPGRVLHIDGDEEYLRMCLKTYKQLNMEAVGKCIEEVKQPLHIAKLVEQYRPDILVLTGHDALIGGGKKDLKDIKNYRHSAYFVESVKQARMVEPNRDDLVIFAGACQSHFEAILAAGANFASSPIRIFIHAYDPVFIAEKVAFTPINRTVDVCDAITASVTGVQGVGGIETRGKFRLGLPKTPYG, from the coding sequence GTGGCGGTAATAAATGTGGGGGATTTAGTTGTTAGAAAATCGCATGATAAAGATATTATTTTTAAAGTAATAGATATTAATCGTGATGAAAATGATAAAGATAAATGTGTACTAAAAGGCATGCATATGCGTCTGGTTGCCGATGCACCGATTCATGATTTAGAACAAATTAGTGCAGAAAATCTGCGTAATGAAGTTGTAAATATGGAAAAAATTCAGCAATCAGGATTAGAAAGAGCTTTTGATAGAAGAAAAGGCGAGAGAAGAAAAAATTCTCTTTTCCGCGGATCAGAGAAAAAAGTAAGTTTTTTTGAGATTCCGGGGCGAGTATTGCATATCGATGGCGATGAGGAATACTTAAGGATGTGTTTAAAAACTTATAAACAATTAAATATGGAAGCTGTCGGAAAGTGTATTGAAGAAGTAAAGCAACCATTGCATATTGCTAAATTGGTGGAGCAATACCGCCCCGATATTTTAGTTTTAACTGGCCATGATGCCTTGATTGGTGGAGGGAAAAAGGATTTAAAAGATATTAAAAATTATCGGCATTCAGCATACTTTGTAGAATCGGTAAAGCAAGCGCGAATGGTAGAACCAAATCGTGATGATTTAGTTATTTTTGCTGGCGCGTGTCAATCGCATTTTGAGGCAATTTTAGCCGCAGGCGCGAATTTTGCTTCATCCCCGATTCGCATTTTCATCCATGCATATGATCCAGTATTCATTGCTGAGAAAGTAGCATTTACACCAATTAATCGAACGGTGGATGTTTGTGATGCAATTACAGCTTCAGTAACAGGAGTGCAAGGTGTAGGCGGAATTGAAACGAGAGGGAAATTTAGGCTAGGTTTGCCGAAAACCCCATACGGTTAA
- a CDS encoding low molecular weight protein-tyrosine-phosphatase: protein MKKIMFICHGNICRSPMAEFVMKDLVKKAGCEKDFFIVSSATSREEIGNDIHIGTQKKLRQMQIHFSSRQAVQVTKKDYAMYDYLIVMDQQNLKNLERIIGKDVQNKVHLLLSFAREERSIADPWYTGNFDRTYEDVLCGCQSLLDQLRQLK from the coding sequence ATGAAAAAAATAATGTTTATCTGTCATGGGAATATTTGCCGTTCTCCAATGGCAGAATTCGTGATGAAGGACTTAGTAAAAAAGGCAGGCTGCGAAAAAGATTTTTTTATTGTGTCATCAGCAACTAGCCGAGAAGAAATCGGCAACGATATTCATATCGGCACACAGAAAAAACTTCGTCAAATGCAAATTCATTTTTCATCTAGACAAGCAGTGCAAGTGACAAAAAAAGATTATGCTATGTACGATTACCTTATTGTTATGGATCAGCAAAACTTAAAAAATCTTGAACGAATTATCGGAAAAGATGTCCAGAATAAGGTTCATTTATTACTTTCTTTTGCAAGAGAAGAGCGTAGTATCGCCGATCCATGGTACACTGGAAATTTTGACCGCACCTATGAAGATGTTTTATGTGGATGTCAATCTCTACTTGATCAGCTTCGCCAATTAAAGTAA
- the rarD gene encoding EamA family transporter RarD, producing MQEEKNRQIGMAAAIGACFMWGILPIYWKLLQDASAYEILAHRICWSFIFMLAVIFLFRRGKKFVMDCKEIWKDKKRKQLLLSASLLISVNWLTYIWAVNHDHVIETSIGYYITPLMSVLLGMVIFHEKLVLGKKISIVLAFIGIVIMTWQFGQVPWISVILAMSFATYGALKKKMMIDPITSITLETLLVMPLALVYIGYLWLSGASHFGSMNWTLTLFLIGAGIVTATPLILFSQGANLLPLNVLGFLQYIGPTITLFLGVFLFKEVFNWTHMIAFSFIWAALVIFSLSERFAIPQSKQKGKTVVVQE from the coding sequence GTGCAGGAAGAAAAAAATAGACAAATAGGAATGGCAGCAGCCATTGGAGCTTGCTTTATGTGGGGAATATTGCCTATATATTGGAAGCTGTTACAGGATGCTTCTGCTTATGAAATTTTGGCGCATCGAATTTGTTGGTCGTTTATTTTTATGTTAGCAGTTATTTTTCTTTTTCGCAGAGGCAAGAAATTTGTCATGGATTGTAAAGAGATTTGGAAAGATAAAAAGCGGAAACAGTTATTACTAAGTGCTTCTTTACTGATTAGTGTAAATTGGCTGACTTATATTTGGGCAGTGAATCACGATCATGTTATTGAAACAAGTATAGGTTATTATATCACTCCCTTGATGAGTGTTCTATTGGGAATGGTTATATTTCATGAGAAGCTGGTTCTGGGGAAAAAAATTAGTATCGTTTTAGCTTTTATTGGGATTGTGATTATGACGTGGCAGTTTGGACAAGTACCCTGGATCTCTGTGATCTTGGCAATGTCTTTTGCAACTTATGGGGCATTAAAAAAGAAAATGATGATTGATCCAATTACGAGTATTACGTTGGAAACCTTATTGGTAATGCCCCTAGCCTTAGTTTATATAGGGTATCTTTGGTTGAGTGGTGCAAGTCATTTTGGTAGTATGAATTGGACACTTACTTTATTCTTAATTGGTGCTGGGATTGTAACGGCAACACCGTTAATTCTTTTTTCACAGGGGGCAAATCTTTTACCTCTAAATGTCTTGGGCTTCTTACAATACATTGGCCCGACAATTACACTTTTCCTCGGGGTGTTTTTATTTAAAGAGGTTTTTAACTGGACACATATGATTGCATTTAGCTTTATTTGGGCGGCTTTAGTGATTTTTTCGCTTTCGGAACGTTTTGCGATACCTCAGAGTAAGCAAAAAGGGAAGACTGTAGTTGTCCAAGAGTAA
- a CDS encoding universal stress protein: MKLFFLYITNIQKISVDSYLLNEILKSHHHMGENILKNAKEKVPSGIDAKTYLEEGTPSTTIVNFAKKNNVDLIIMGTRGLGSIQSALLGSVSQDVIHYNRYLTSIST, from the coding sequence ATCAAACTTTTCTTTTTATATATTACAAATATTCAAAAGATCTCTGTAGATTCTTATTTACTAAATGAAATTTTAAAATCACATCATCACATGGGAGAAAACATCCTTAAAAATGCCAAAGAAAAAGTTCCTAGCGGAATTGATGCGAAAACATATTTAGAAGAAGGAACTCCATCTACAACAATTGTTAACTTTGCAAAGAAAAACAATGTTGATTTAATTATCATGGGAACGCGCGGATTAGGCAGTATACAAAGCGCATTGCTTGGAAGCGTCAGCCAGGACGTTATCCATTACAATAGATATCTCACCTCTATTTCTACTTAA
- a CDS encoding 4Fe-4S binding protein yields the protein MYKILLIFLAVGYFYPIVGFLALFCMVGPVIMAVKRGRYWCGHYCPRGNFYDEWIGKFSHARSIPAIFRRQWFRMFMVIFIFMVFGIQMDNAWGDLAQMGAVFWRIVFVTTVVGIFLGIIYRPRTWCSFCPMGTLSYWVSPKKKTKSNAFEKIFVSDECVECKVCTNECPLEIKVYQAKGDRDGLKNRDCLKCGRCIAKCPKQAINFARENKNALDSVCNKSFIG from the coding sequence ATGTATAAAATTTTATTGATATTTTTAGCGGTTGGATATTTTTATCCAATCGTTGGATTCTTAGCGTTGTTTTGTATGGTGGGGCCAGTTATCATGGCGGTTAAGCGCGGGCGTTATTGGTGCGGGCATTATTGCCCGAGGGGGAACTTTTATGATGAATGGATCGGAAAGTTTTCACATGCCCGGAGCATTCCTGCTATATTTCGTAGACAATGGTTTCGCATGTTTATGGTAATTTTTATCTTTATGGTATTTGGTATTCAGATGGATAATGCGTGGGGCGATTTAGCTCAAATGGGCGCAGTTTTTTGGCGAATTGTTTTTGTTACAACCGTTGTTGGGATTTTCTTGGGAATCATTTACCGCCCTAGAACATGGTGTAGCTTTTGTCCAATGGGAACTTTGTCTTACTGGGTTTCACCGAAAAAGAAAACAAAGTCAAATGCTTTTGAAAAGATTTTTGTTAGTGATGAGTGTGTGGAGTGTAAAGTTTGTACGAATGAATGCCCATTGGAAATTAAGGTTTATCAAGCAAAAGGCGATCGTGATGGATTGAAAAATCGAGATTGTTTAAAATGTGGACGTTGTATAGCAAAATGCCCGAAGCAGGCAATAAATTTTGCAAGAGAAAATAAAAATGCGCTTGACTCCGTATGTAACAAATCTTTTATTGGGTGA
- a CDS encoding DUF3794 domain-containing protein, producing MNDEKKRHYMPDSLIDATRAGAQTIVVRQVLGEKEKQKAMDIRIWLPEGKPAVEQIVDVFVKNVEVNAVDVITNKVIVRGEYEVKAIYVANLPDKPVHAVELKHCKWTVDLDIPGARKGMDADANVVVEFVDYDVPMMTRAYKYKYHGCDDSCADSCCKDSCDSLCMPLKPPHKPKPPCDHMCKPPKPPMNPCPSMNPCPSMNPCPPMNPCQPPKPPCVDPCQVKVPFPGPSTEMSCREFDVSVVLKVVAKVIVDREVQINAGTVPQPELPNKPKG from the coding sequence GTGAACGATGAAAAAAAACGCCATTATATGCCGGATTCTTTAATAGATGCTACCAGAGCAGGTGCACAAACAATTGTAGTTCGGCAGGTACTTGGTGAAAAAGAGAAACAAAAAGCAATGGATATTCGTATTTGGTTGCCAGAAGGAAAGCCGGCAGTTGAACAGATTGTTGATGTTTTTGTAAAGAATGTTGAAGTAAATGCTGTTGATGTAATTACGAATAAGGTTATTGTAAGAGGGGAGTATGAGGTAAAGGCAATTTATGTTGCTAACTTACCAGATAAACCTGTGCATGCAGTAGAACTCAAACACTGTAAATGGACGGTTGATCTTGATATTCCAGGGGCAAGAAAGGGTATGGATGCAGATGCAAATGTTGTTGTAGAATTTGTAGATTATGATGTGCCAATGATGACGCGTGCGTATAAATATAAATATCATGGTTGTGACGATAGTTGTGCAGATAGTTGCTGCAAAGATAGCTGTGATTCACTATGCATGCCGTTAAAACCACCTCATAAACCAAAACCACCTTGTGACCATATGTGCAAGCCGCCAAAACCGCCGATGAATCCGTGCCCGTCAATGAATCCATGTCCGTCAATGAATCCGTGTCCGCCAATGAATCCATGCCAACCACCAAAACCACCATGTGTGGATCCTTGTCAAGTGAAAGTTCCATTCCCAGGTCCATCCACTGAAATGTCTTGTCGTGAGTTTGATGTATCGGTAGTACTTAAAGTGGTAGCAAAAGTTATTGTGGATCGCGAAGTTCAAATTAATGCGGGAACTGTACCGCAACCAGAATTACCAAATAAACCAAAAGGATAA
- a CDS encoding SPOCS domain-containing protein — protein sequence MDDNIRQGQGSTTTATFATAVGVMTSQTGETMGENVEQGGMEKIEVEQVLAAEMRQKVVEGDMIVPSQKPDIHQVVDVYVKDVKISSIDVICNKVIVRGELEVKVMYVADLPNEPVHAFEKKHIKFTRDIDVEGAMPGMQATADCNVEYIDYDFNECEPRKVHVTLVLKFWTRVTTVTQMDVKVLSSLDEDCTTTSTSASMSASNMASAADLAQSSSTANQSAGSECCQMQPPLPPFVQNVEPIQPEAGTSQSVSGMEGTVTANRVNLRTGPGTNYPSIKKLNKGDELKVKEQAFGWYKVVMDGGETTGWIASWFVNV from the coding sequence ATGGACGATAATATTAGGCAGGGGCAAGGGTCAACAACTACGGCTACTTTTGCTACGGCTGTAGGGGTAATGACGTCGCAGACTGGCGAAACTATGGGTGAAAATGTTGAGCAAGGCGGGATGGAAAAAATAGAAGTAGAACAGGTGCTTGCAGCAGAAATGCGTCAAAAAGTAGTGGAAGGCGATATGATCGTGCCAAGTCAGAAACCTGATATTCATCAGGTTGTTGATGTGTATGTAAAAGACGTAAAAATCAGCAGTATTGATGTAATATGCAATAAAGTTATTGTACGAGGTGAGTTGGAAGTGAAAGTCATGTATGTGGCGGATCTTCCAAACGAACCAGTGCATGCTTTTGAGAAAAAGCATATTAAATTTACTCGTGATATTGATGTTGAAGGTGCAATGCCGGGAATGCAGGCCACTGCAGACTGTAATGTGGAATATATTGATTATGATTTTAACGAATGTGAACCGCGTAAAGTTCATGTGACACTTGTTTTGAAATTCTGGACGCGAGTAACAACGGTTACGCAAATGGATGTAAAGGTGCTATCATCTTTAGACGAAGATTGCACAACTACGAGTACGAGTGCTTCAATGAGTGCGAGTAATATGGCGTCAGCCGCTGATTTAGCGCAATCGAGCAGTACTGCAAATCAAAGTGCGGGTAGTGAATGTTGTCAGATGCAGCCTCCATTGCCTCCATTTGTACAAAATGTAGAACCAATTCAGCCAGAAGCAGGAACATCGCAATCTGTAAGTGGAATGGAAGGAACGGTTACCGCAAATCGGGTAAATCTACGTACGGGTCCGGGGACAAATTATCCATCCATTAAGAAGCTTAATAAAGGTGATGAGTTAAAGGTAAAAGAACAGGCTTTTGGATGGTACAAAGTTGTGATGGATGGTGGAGAGACTACAGGTTGGATTGCGAGCTGGTTTGTGAATGTATAA
- a CDS encoding hybrid sensor histidine kinase/response regulator, translating to MAVTKRRRVEYIAVISGILVAMLLMGSFFIKSIQNLLLDEIEESLTEVAEHSAVAVDNKMTGRLEILRSISDFEINKDSKMNLNQKIAEITQEFGNAGFVHIGISDEDGNAVLDDGRMDYIGNQVYFQRAKDGKSNISDSIVDNFGEEKNIVVFASPIYEDDKFAGVVFGTDKTEKLIDLVMDIYNGENRETLILEKNGMIIANDSEKIKNNMNFFMEIYEKTDREQYEKLYDLIHSGKAGSGEYVVSEIDKITGIAPIKNTNGWCILIISPVEKVMQKANKVLLMTTAVGFALILFVILAITYFYFFNKRYMEEKYFASIAKKRLKESNSQLKVKDEFIANFSHEIRTPMNVIVGMTYFLKKTELTREQSNYIQKIEISTTLLLGIINDILDLSKIREGKLKLHKQKFTIREVVQMIDDIFSSRIHAKNLEWKIVNHIEEDMDVLGDKQRLLQIIVNIVNNAYKFTEVGSIELSVKKLSENSTDIEFLFSIKDTGIGIAQDNKRRLFLPFEQVEEAMTKAYEGTGLGLSICNCFVKLMNGNIWVESELGSGSDFRFTVRLEKMKNREELDCETHSEILVKEPKPAHVLLVEDNDINAEIAGMLLAELGIQYEWAKDGQQAIEMCKNHEVDYYDLILMDIHMPKMNGYDAAQYIREKLKGSYPIVALTATLIDHELVKKGKGIDGCLLKPFSAVEFKKMVLRYIEKQ from the coding sequence ATGGCCGTAACGAAACGCAGACGAGTAGAATATATTGCTGTGATAAGTGGTATTTTAGTTGCAATGCTATTGATGGGCTCATTTTTTATAAAAAGTATCCAAAACTTATTGCTAGATGAAATCGAGGAATCTTTAACGGAGGTAGCAGAGCATAGTGCAGTTGCAGTTGATAATAAAATGACTGGACGATTAGAGATTTTAAGATCGATTTCAGATTTTGAGATTAACAAAGATTCAAAGATGAATTTGAATCAAAAAATTGCTGAGATTACGCAGGAATTTGGTAATGCTGGATTTGTTCACATCGGTATTAGTGATGAAGATGGAAATGCGGTTTTAGATGACGGTCGAATGGATTATATTGGAAATCAGGTATATTTTCAAAGAGCGAAAGATGGTAAATCAAATATTTCTGATAGTATCGTGGATAACTTTGGCGAAGAAAAAAATATTGTAGTTTTTGCTTCGCCAATATATGAAGATGACAAATTTGCAGGCGTTGTTTTTGGCACGGATAAAACGGAAAAATTAATTGATTTAGTTATGGATATCTATAATGGAGAAAATAGGGAAACTTTAATTTTAGAGAAAAATGGAATGATTATTGCTAATGATAGTGAAAAAATAAAAAATAATATGAATTTCTTTATGGAAATATATGAAAAAACGGATCGTGAGCAATATGAAAAGCTTTATGATTTAATTCATTCTGGAAAGGCCGGTTCGGGAGAATATGTTGTAAGTGAAATAGATAAAATAACTGGAATTGCACCAATCAAAAATACGAATGGGTGGTGTATTTTGATTATTTCGCCAGTTGAAAAGGTGATGCAAAAGGCAAATAAAGTACTCCTTATGACAACTGCTGTAGGGTTTGCCTTAATTTTGTTTGTAATACTTGCGATTACTTATTTTTATTTTTTTAATAAACGTTATATGGAAGAAAAATATTTTGCGAGTATTGCAAAAAAACGATTAAAAGAGTCTAATTCTCAATTGAAAGTTAAGGATGAATTTATTGCAAATTTTTCACACGAAATTCGAACGCCGATGAATGTAATTGTAGGGATGACATATTTCTTAAAGAAAACGGAATTGACAAGGGAACAGAGCAATTATATTCAAAAGATAGAAATCTCCACGACGCTATTACTGGGAATTATCAATGATATCTTAGATCTATCAAAGATACGTGAGGGTAAATTAAAATTACATAAGCAAAAGTTTACCATTCGTGAAGTAGTCCAAATGATAGATGATATCTTTTCTTCTCGTATACATGCGAAAAATTTGGAATGGAAGATTGTAAATCATATCGAAGAAGATATGGACGTTTTGGGGGACAAGCAGCGGTTACTGCAGATTATTGTGAATATTGTAAATAATGCATATAAGTTTACAGAGGTAGGAAGTATTGAACTCTCAGTGAAAAAGTTATCGGAAAATTCTACGGATATTGAGTTTTTATTTAGTATAAAAGATACGGGAATTGGGATTGCGCAGGACAATAAGCGCAGGTTATTTCTTCCTTTTGAGCAAGTAGAAGAAGCAATGACCAAGGCATATGAAGGAACGGGATTAGGTCTTAGTATTTGCAACTGTTTTGTTAAACTTATGAACGGAAATATTTGGGTGGAAAGTGAGTTGGGAAGTGGTTCTGACTTTAGATTTACGGTTAGATTAGAAAAGATGAAAAATAGGGAAGAGCTGGATTGTGAAACTCATTCAGAGATTTTAGTCAAAGAACCGAAGCCAGCACATGTCTTATTGGTAGAGGATAATGATATTAATGCGGAAATTGCAGGGATGTTACTTGCTGAGTTAGGAATTCAATATGAATGGGCGAAAGATGGTCAGCAAGCAATTGAAATGTGTAAAAATCATGAAGTGGATTATTATGATTTGATTTTAATGGATATTCATATGCCTAAAATGAATGGATATGATGCTGCCCAGTATATTCGTGAGAAATTAAAAGGAAGCTATCCAATTGTTGCATTGACGGCAACGCTTATAGATCATGAGTTGGTGAAGAAAGGTAAAGGAATTGATGGCTGTCTTTTAAAGCCATTTAGTGCGGTTGAATTTAAAAAGATGGTTTTGAGGTATATTGAAAAACAATAA
- a CDS encoding HipA family kinase, whose amino-acid sequence MLKADMYMGRVGVGVTSPSLIKADDGYIYVVKMKNNRLGTKVLVNEYIAAWMGKKLNLPFPFSDCIELSDEFISQNRRLHIKMKAGIHFASRYLKKTKYVHYYHMPYVINKPEFAGVILFDHFMLNEDRTLNGKNILISKVEAGYQMYAIDNSHLFGSGRWLTEKLPTLVHQFKLNKRRAFGSLLKHDLKKEDFTEYMNKIKLIKDEEIEEFICKIPEEWGMQEKDKAAIGHFIKCRRDIVEDITGKIIASIPNVHGSTELNELK is encoded by the coding sequence ATGCTAAAAGCAGATATGTATATGGGGCGGGTTGGTGTAGGTGTTACATCTCCCAGCTTAATAAAAGCGGATGATGGATATATTTATGTTGTAAAAATGAAAAATAATCGCTTGGGAACGAAAGTGTTAGTGAATGAATATATTGCAGCATGGATGGGGAAGAAGTTAAATTTACCTTTTCCTTTTAGTGATTGTATAGAGTTAAGCGATGAGTTTATTTCGCAAAATCGGCGGTTGCATATAAAAATGAAAGCTGGCATTCATTTTGCCAGTCGGTATTTAAAAAAAACAAAATATGTGCATTATTATCATATGCCATACGTAATCAATAAACCGGAATTTGCTGGAGTGATTTTATTTGACCATTTTATGCTAAATGAGGATAGAACATTGAATGGAAAAAATATTTTGATTTCTAAGGTAGAAGCTGGCTATCAAATGTATGCGATCGACAATTCACATTTGTTTGGCAGCGGCAGATGGTTGACAGAAAAATTACCGACTTTAGTCCATCAATTTAAACTGAATAAGAGGCGGGCGTTCGGTTCATTATTAAAACACGATTTAAAAAAAGAGGATTTTACAGAATATATGAACAAAATTAAATTGATAAAAGATGAAGAAATTGAAGAATTTATCTGCAAAATTCCGGAGGAGTGGGGGATGCAGGAAAAAGATAAAGCGGCAATTGGTCACTTTATCAAATGCCGCAGAGATATAGTTGAAGACATCACGGGAAAAATTATTGCATCAATCCCGAATGTACACGGGAGTACCGAGCTCAATGAACTCAAATAA
- a CDS encoding L,D-transpeptidase → MAKKKVASRIAKNPKIIIIKNERTLTLYSNNSQILQYPIAIGKPSTQTPVGNYLIANKITNPGGNLGTRWMGLNYDAYGIHGTNQPWLIGKMVSNGCIRMHNHNVEQLFEFIELGTPVYIRD, encoded by the coding sequence ATGGCAAAAAAAAAGGTCGCATCAAGAATTGCAAAAAATCCAAAAATTATTATCATAAAAAATGAGCGTACATTGACGCTCTATAGTAATAATTCACAAATTCTTCAATATCCAATTGCAATAGGTAAACCATCTACACAGACTCCTGTTGGCAACTACCTTATTGCAAATAAAATTACAAATCCCGGCGGAAATTTAGGCACTCGTTGGATGGGGCTAAATTATGATGCCTATGGTATACATGGCACCAATCAACCTTGGTTAATCGGCAAAATGGTTTCTAATGGCTGCATAAGAATGCACAACCATAACGTAGAACAATTATTTGAGTTCATTGAGCTCGGTACTCCCGTGTACATTCGGGATTGA
- a CDS encoding cyanophycinase has product MHSKNEGVLLIIGGNEDKAGDCTILKKFVELAGERKARIAILTTATELPEEVGREYQTIFNQLGAEQVDIIHIADRLQASEKQIGHSFAEYTGIFFTGGDQLRLTSILGGSTVNQEIVAGFKRGAVIAGTSAGASVMSQIMIVGGDSSETPKKSSISLAQGMGLLECVVIDQHFAQRGRINRLLAIVAQNPNVLGIGIDEDTALLVKGNKCSVIGSQTVTIVDGRAILHSNISESSRFEALAITNVKLHILPYGFGFDLCTRIPYEKDR; this is encoded by the coding sequence ATGCATAGTAAAAATGAAGGAGTATTGCTAATTATTGGCGGTAATGAAGACAAAGCTGGCGATTGTACTATTTTAAAAAAGTTTGTTGAGCTTGCAGGAGAAAGGAAGGCTAGAATCGCTATCTTAACTACTGCCACGGAACTGCCAGAAGAAGTTGGCCGTGAATATCAAACGATTTTTAATCAACTTGGCGCTGAGCAGGTGGATATCATTCATATTGCTGATCGTTTGCAAGCAAGTGAAAAGCAAATCGGACATTCATTTGCAGAATATACGGGGATATTTTTCACAGGTGGAGATCAACTGCGTTTAACGAGCATTCTCGGCGGATCAACTGTAAATCAAGAAATTGTTGCTGGCTTTAAACGGGGGGCTGTGATCGCGGGAACTAGTGCTGGGGCATCGGTGATGAGTCAGATTATGATTGTTGGCGGAGATTCGAGTGAAACGCCGAAAAAATCATCGATTTCATTAGCCCAAGGAATGGGGCTTTTGGAGTGTGTAGTCATTGATCAGCATTTTGCTCAGAGGGGAAGAATTAATCGTTTGCTTGCAATCGTTGCACAAAATCCCAATGTTTTAGGGATTGGTATTGATGAAGATACTGCACTTTTAGTTAAAGGAAATAAATGCAGTGTGATTGGATCACAGACGGTGACAATTGTTGATGGCAGAGCAATTCTTCATTCGAATATTTCAGAATCCAGTCGATTTGAAGCGTTGGCAATTACAAATGTGAAATTGCACATATTACCATATGGATTCGGGTTTGACCTTTGTACCCGAATTCCTTATGAGAAAGATAGATAA